Proteins co-encoded in one Flavobacteriaceae bacterium MAR_2009_75 genomic window:
- a CDS encoding galactonate dehydratase produces MAEGPNYFLLMNDLRIEKIELFKVPPRWLFLKITTKSGLIGWGEPVIEGKASTVEACVNELSKFIIGRSANDIEDIWQTLYAGGFYRGGPILMSALSGIDQALWDIKGKHLNVPVYELLGGAVRKKMKMYCWIGGDHPEVVLEQAREKVSQGFKAVKMNATGAFSWIDSLDKIKTVSNNIRLLREEFGDSLDIGLDFHGRIHKGMVKRLIDELAPYYPMFIEEPVLSGNNEALDHIYPYTSIPIATGERMFSRWDFKQLLHRGTVDIIQPDLSHAGGISEVRRIASMAEAYDVALAPHCPLGPVALASCLHVDFTSINAFIQESSLGIHYNQGFDLLDYMDNPEVFELNKGYIKLLDKPGLGVEINEEKLREGQKIGHDWNNPIWRNEDGGFAEW; encoded by the coding sequence TTGGCAGAAGGGCCAAACTACTTCCTTTTGATGAATGACCTGAGAATTGAAAAAATTGAACTTTTCAAGGTGCCGCCTAGATGGCTATTTCTAAAAATTACGACTAAAAGCGGACTGATCGGTTGGGGTGAACCGGTCATTGAAGGCAAAGCCTCTACTGTCGAAGCTTGCGTAAACGAACTTTCAAAGTTTATTATCGGTCGTTCCGCAAACGATATCGAAGACATTTGGCAAACACTTTACGCCGGAGGTTTTTATAGGGGCGGTCCTATTTTGATGAGCGCACTTTCCGGTATTGACCAAGCATTGTGGGATATTAAAGGGAAACACTTGAATGTTCCGGTTTATGAACTTTTGGGCGGTGCCGTTAGAAAGAAGATGAAAATGTACTGCTGGATCGGGGGTGATCACCCTGAAGTGGTTCTTGAGCAAGCAAGGGAAAAGGTATCTCAGGGATTTAAAGCTGTAAAAATGAACGCCACTGGTGCATTCAGTTGGATCGATTCCCTCGATAAGATAAAAACGGTTTCAAACAATATTAGATTACTTCGCGAAGAATTTGGCGATAGCCTCGATATTGGTCTAGATTTTCACGGTCGTATTCATAAGGGTATGGTCAAAAGACTGATTGATGAACTGGCTCCCTATTATCCTATGTTTATCGAAGAACCTGTTCTGAGCGGCAATAACGAGGCGCTAGACCATATTTATCCCTATACCTCGATTCCGATTGCAACGGGAGAGCGCATGTTTTCCCGTTGGGATTTCAAGCAGCTGTTACACCGTGGAACCGTCGATATTATTCAACCCGATTTGAGTCATGCCGGTGGTATTTCTGAGGTACGAAGAATTGCCTCGATGGCAGAAGCTTACGATGTGGCTTTGGCACCGCACTGCCCATTAGGCCCTGTAGCTTTGGCTTCTTGCCTTCATGTAGATTTTACTTCGATTAATGCATTTATTCAGGAAAGTAGTTTAGGTATTCATTACAACCAAGGTTTTGACTTGTTGGATTATATGGATAATCCGGAAGTATTTGAGCTTAATAAAGGTTATATAAAGCTTCTTGACAAACCCGGTTTGGGTGTTGAAATTAATGAAGAGAAATTGAGGGAAGGTCAAAAGATCGGCCATGACTGGAATAATCCGATATGGAGAAACGAGGACGGTGGCTTTGCGGAGTGGTAA
- a CDS encoding putative D-glycerate permease: MIYVIALVLALTFIVVGIVRWKIHPFFVLLLSAIVYGFITGMEVEQIISSINDGFGSIMGKIGLIIFFGVAIGTILEKSGGAMVIASRMIKLIGEKSIHLAMMLTGYLLSIPVFADSAFIIMNSLNKALSDKAKVSYAGTTAALALGLTATHVMVPPTPGPIAAAGILNADLGSVIFWGLIISSLSLISCYFFATKIASRVHVPIQMATSSDALHKPKLRLSLLCIAVPIVLIILKSVFDYPELQLTGSSVYPVIAFIGSPVIALLIGVILSLLLPEKLDEKVYSATGWLGDAVRIAAPIILITGAGGIFGAMLQNSGIADLITDSFSGMSIGLFFPFLLAACLKTTQGSSTVALITTASIVAPMMPALGLEDAFMKTMTVLAIGAGSTVVSHANDSFFWVLTQLTGMDVKQGNQVQTVGTLVLGTTAISLIYIVSKIMM; the protein is encoded by the coding sequence ATGATTTACGTAATTGCCCTTGTATTGGCCCTCACTTTTATTGTCGTAGGTATTGTTCGCTGGAAAATTCACCCATTTTTTGTTTTGCTTTTGTCCGCCATTGTATACGGGTTCATTACAGGTATGGAGGTAGAGCAGATAATATCTTCCATTAATGACGGTTTCGGTAGTATCATGGGAAAAATCGGACTCATCATCTTTTTCGGTGTGGCTATAGGCACCATCTTAGAAAAATCAGGGGGAGCGATGGTTATTGCGAGTCGCATGATAAAGCTGATAGGGGAGAAGTCTATTCATTTGGCGATGATGTTAACCGGTTATTTATTGTCAATTCCCGTATTCGCCGATAGTGCATTTATCATTATGAATTCATTGAATAAAGCGCTCTCCGATAAAGCTAAAGTATCGTATGCGGGTACAACTGCTGCTTTGGCCTTAGGTTTAACAGCCACACATGTAATGGTGCCGCCAACTCCGGGACCTATTGCCGCCGCCGGTATTTTAAATGCAGATTTAGGCAGCGTTATTTTCTGGGGCCTTATCATTAGCTCGCTCTCCCTTATCAGTTGTTATTTCTTTGCAACAAAAATTGCTTCAAGGGTACATGTTCCCATTCAAATGGCAACTTCATCTGACGCTTTGCACAAACCCAAGCTACGCTTATCCCTTTTATGCATTGCCGTACCCATTGTGTTAATTATCTTGAAATCGGTTTTTGATTACCCTGAGCTACAATTGACGGGTTCGTCCGTTTATCCGGTAATAGCTTTTATAGGCAGCCCTGTAATCGCTCTTTTAATAGGTGTAATCCTGTCTTTATTATTACCTGAAAAATTAGATGAAAAAGTATACTCGGCAACCGGCTGGTTGGGCGATGCTGTTCGAATAGCAGCGCCCATTATATTGATTACTGGCGCTGGGGGAATTTTTGGAGCCATGCTTCAGAATTCAGGAATTGCCGACTTGATAACCGATAGTTTTTCGGGCATGTCAATAGGCCTCTTTTTTCCATTTTTATTGGCGGCATGCCTAAAGACTACTCAAGGTTCTTCCACTGTGGCCTTGATTACAACTGCATCCATAGTTGCTCCCATGATGCCTGCCTTGGGTTTAGAGGATGCTTTTATGAAAACAATGACAGTTTTGGCAATAGGGGCGGGTTCTACGGTAGTTTCACATGCAAATGATAGCTTTTTTTGGGTATTGACGCAACTTACGGGCATGGATGTCAAACAGGGCAACCAGGTGCAAACAGTCGGTACCTTAGTTCTTGGTACTACCGCGATTTCTTTAATATATATTGTTTCAAAAATTATGATGTGA
- a CDS encoding VCBS repeat protein, which yields MKNRYSYYPFLHSIFSDFTFFKRGVDFLILGFALFSFFQIGAQCNSTPFPDQWQVHQLESSEFSYRLVYIYADFDIDGDGRKDIVTGAWWYRNPGSASGNWVRNTIGATFNNMAHIHDFDGDGDLDLLGTTGTYRGSDLVWAENNGSGSFTIHNNIPSGDTNYHEPFIAGIAGDDFQDNGTYQIAINWNGAESTNSPVQMLTVPADPVNTQWPIENISNSSLGEDLQKGDIDNDGNLDLFQSKNWLRNNGNGTWTTINTGIDYATTPDRVQLSDFDGDGDLDAAVGQLTGGSTTAARMEFAWWENPSNSSQNWTKHLLASDIRGSLSVFAEDIDNDGDDDITVGEWKGNNRLITFENDLCDSGNFIRHTINGGGTGFDHHDGARVVDIDNDGDFDIVSIGWDNIIPRIFENTTQTTSNDPPTVSAGNNQSITLPTNNITLNGSGNDPDGGSVDFLWTQVSGPNNSSLSNEDTKDLSASNLIEGEYIFRLTVTDDENTTASDEVTVTVNPEMVVTEDPIADAGEDQSITLPTNNIMLNGSGNDPDGGSVDFLWTQVSGPNNSSLSNEDTKDFSASNLIEGEYIFRLTVTDDENTTASDEVTVTVNPEVVVTEEPIADAGVDQSITLPTNNITLNGSGNDPDGGSVDILWTQVSGPNTSSLSDQNTKDLSASGLIEGEYIFRLTVTDDENTTASDEVTVTVNPEVVVTEEPIADAGVDQSITLPTNNIMLNGSGDDPDGGSVDFLWTQVSGPNTSSLSDQNTKDLSASGLIEGEYIFRLTVTDDENKTASDEVTVTVNPEMVVTEVPIAKATADIVSGPAPLEVQFNGTESMSSEGVLSYLWDFGNEDNSSETNPTYLFNTVGTYQVSLTVTDSNNMSDTTQITIMVTDSEEIVNGEPDIILEVNPAQNGSARVLLINQPAEMYISELNVHDSTGKLLNSFHFTVNSMGDYQVPVSTLSSGIYYLNLKMSTGDTETLTMVINQ from the coding sequence ATGAAAAACAGGTATTCTTATTATCCATTTCTTCATTCTATTTTTTCAGATTTTACATTTTTTAAAAGAGGCGTAGACTTTTTAATTCTAGGCTTTGCGCTTTTTTCTTTTTTTCAAATTGGGGCACAATGCAACTCTACCCCCTTCCCAGATCAGTGGCAGGTACATCAATTGGAGAGCAGTGAATTTTCTTATCGCTTGGTTTATATATATGCCGATTTTGATATTGATGGTGACGGTCGCAAAGATATCGTTACGGGCGCTTGGTGGTATCGCAACCCGGGATCGGCATCTGGCAATTGGGTCAGAAATACCATTGGAGCCACATTTAATAACATGGCCCATATTCATGATTTTGATGGGGATGGCGACCTTGATCTTTTAGGGACTACTGGTACTTACAGAGGGTCTGACTTAGTTTGGGCTGAGAACAATGGATCGGGCAGTTTTACGATTCATAACAATATACCTTCAGGAGACACAAACTATCATGAGCCTTTTATTGCGGGAATCGCAGGGGACGATTTTCAGGACAATGGCACCTATCAAATAGCGATTAACTGGAACGGTGCAGAATCTACTAACTCACCGGTACAAATGCTGACCGTACCTGCAGACCCGGTCAACACCCAGTGGCCTATTGAAAATATTAGCAATAGTTCTTTGGGCGAAGACCTTCAAAAAGGGGATATTGATAATGACGGAAATCTCGATTTATTTCAATCGAAAAATTGGTTGCGCAACAACGGAAATGGTACCTGGACCACCATAAATACGGGTATAGATTACGCCACCACCCCAGACAGGGTACAACTATCTGATTTCGATGGAGATGGTGACCTCGATGCCGCTGTGGGACAATTGACGGGAGGTTCGACAACTGCTGCAAGAATGGAATTTGCTTGGTGGGAAAATCCATCTAACTCTTCACAAAACTGGACCAAACACTTACTTGCCTCAGATATTAGAGGTAGTTTGAGCGTGTTTGCCGAAGACATCGATAATGACGGTGATGATGATATTACTGTAGGTGAATGGAAGGGAAACAACCGCCTGATTACCTTTGAAAATGACTTGTGCGACTCTGGGAATTTTATTCGCCATACCATTAATGGGGGAGGCACAGGGTTTGATCATCACGATGGCGCAAGAGTAGTAGATATTGATAATGATGGAGACTTTGACATAGTTTCTATAGGATGGGATAACATTATCCCCCGAATTTTTGAGAACACCACGCAAACTACCAGCAATGACCCACCCACTGTTAGCGCCGGAAATAATCAATCTATTACCCTTCCAACGAACAATATTACGTTAAACGGTTCGGGCAACGACCCAGATGGTGGCTCGGTAGATTTTCTTTGGACACAAGTAAGCGGACCTAACAACTCCTCATTATCCAACGAAGACACAAAAGACCTTTCGGCAAGCAACTTGATTGAAGGGGAATACATTTTCCGATTAACGGTGACCGATGACGAGAACACAACTGCCTCCGACGAGGTTACGGTTACCGTAAATCCGGAAATGGTTGTAACGGAAGATCCTATTGCCGATGCTGGAGAAGACCAATCGATTACCCTTCCAACGAACAATATTATGTTAAACGGTTCGGGTAACGACCCAGATGGTGGCTCGGTAGATTTTCTTTGGACACAAGTAAGCGGACCTAACAACTCCTCATTATCCAACGAAGACACAAAAGACTTTTCAGCAAGCAACTTGATTGAAGGGGAATACATTTTCCGATTAACGGTGACCGATGACGAGAACACAACTGCCTCCGACGAGGTTACGGTTACCGTAAATCCGGAAGTGGTAGTTACCGAAGAACCCATTGCCGATGCAGGAGTAGACCAATCGATTACCCTTCCAACAAACAATATTACGTTAAACGGTTCGGGTAACGACCCAGATGGTGGATCGGTTGATATTCTTTGGACACAAGTAAGCGGACCCAACACCTCTTCCTTATCCGACCAAAACACTAAAGACCTTTCGGCAAGCGGTTTGATAGAAGGGGAATACATATTCCGATTAACGGTGACCGATGACGAGAACACAACTGCCTCCGACGAGGTTACGGTTACCGTAAATCCGGAAGTGGTAGTTACCGAAGAACCCATTGCCGATGCAGGAGTAGACCAATCGATTACCCTTCCAACGAACAATATTATGTTAAACGGTTCGGGTGACGACCCAGATGGTGGCTCGGTAGATTTTCTTTGGACACAAGTAAGCGGACCGAACACCTCATCCCTATCCGACCAAAACACAAAAGACCTTTCTGCAAGCGGTTTGATAGAAGGGGAATACATTTTCCGATTAACGGTGACCGATGACGAGAACAAAACTGCCTCCGACGAGGTTACGGTTACCGTAAATCCGGAAATGGTTGTAACGGAAGTGCCCATTGCAAAAGCGACAGCGGATATAGTGAGTGGCCCAGCACCACTGGAAGTTCAGTTTAACGGAACAGAATCAATGAGTAGTGAGGGTGTTTTAAGCTATTTATGGGATTTTGGAAATGAGGATAATTCATCGGAAACAAACCCAACTTACCTATTCAATACAGTTGGCACCTATCAGGTTTCTCTGACCGTTACCGATTCCAATAATATGTCGGATACGACTCAAATTACCATTATGGTTACTGATTCAGAAGAAATAGTAAATGGTGAACCAGATATAATACTCGAAGTTAATCCCGCCCAAAACGGAAGTGCCAGAGTTTTACTTATCAATCAACCTGCGGAGATGTATATTTCGGAACTAAACGTACATGATTCTACTGGAAAGCTCTTAAACTCATTTCATTTTACCGTTAACTCCATGGGCGATTACCAAGTACCAGTCTCAACCTTGAGTAGCGGTATTTACTATCTCAACCTAAAAATGAGCACAGGAGATACCGAAACACTTACTATGGTAATTAATCAGTAG
- a CDS encoding NADPH:quinone reductase-like Zn-dependent oxidoreductase: MKALTYMNYGKPSSIFKLKEVDNPLPKENEILVKVHATTVNRTDEGLVTARYFVSRLFTGIFRPKRQVPGTDFAGEVIKKGSNVITFKVGDKVFGFNDEILSSHAEYLSIDEGAGIVQIPNGLSYESAAASCEGAHYALNFINKVKLLKGQKVLVNGATGAIGSAAVQLLRNEGLEVTATANTRNITLVESLGATRVIDYTKEDFTKVSDTYDFIFDTVGKSTFLKCKPLLKPKGVYISSELGAYGSNLWLSLTTPLMGGKRVKFPVPRKIKQSLELIKRLITEGKFTAVIDRTYSFEAIIEAYDYVASGQKTGNVVIKITSEEDMA; this comes from the coding sequence ATGAAAGCCCTGACTTATATGAACTATGGCAAACCTTCATCAATCTTTAAATTGAAAGAGGTTGATAACCCCCTTCCCAAAGAAAATGAGATTCTCGTCAAAGTTCACGCCACAACAGTCAATAGAACTGACGAAGGCCTGGTTACTGCTCGCTATTTCGTCAGTCGCTTATTCACTGGTATATTCAGGCCCAAAAGACAAGTGCCAGGTACAGATTTTGCTGGAGAAGTAATTAAAAAGGGGTCGAACGTCATCACTTTTAAAGTTGGCGACAAGGTTTTTGGGTTTAATGATGAAATTCTCAGTTCACACGCAGAATACCTTTCAATCGATGAAGGGGCAGGCATAGTTCAAATACCGAACGGATTAAGCTATGAATCGGCAGCAGCTAGTTGTGAAGGCGCTCACTATGCCTTAAACTTCATCAATAAAGTGAAACTGCTTAAAGGTCAGAAAGTTTTGGTCAACGGGGCCACAGGAGCCATCGGTAGTGCAGCGGTTCAGTTATTGCGAAACGAAGGTTTAGAGGTTACAGCAACGGCCAACACTCGAAATATAACGCTGGTAGAATCGTTAGGAGCAACCCGAGTCATTGATTATACGAAAGAAGATTTTACCAAAGTTTCAGATACATATGATTTTATATTTGATACCGTAGGAAAGAGCACTTTCTTAAAGTGTAAGCCATTGCTTAAACCGAAAGGTGTTTATATTTCTTCGGAATTAGGGGCGTATGGCTCCAATTTATGGTTATCACTAACCACTCCACTAATGGGTGGAAAAAGAGTTAAGTTTCCAGTACCAAGAAAAATCAAGCAAAGTCTTGAACTAATTAAGCGGCTCATCACAGAAGGCAAATTTACTGCAGTCATAGACCGAACTTACTCTTTTGAAGCAATCATTGAAGCTTATGATTATGTAGCCTCGGGCCAAAAAACGGGCAATGTGGTTATTAAAATAACTAGTGAAGAAGATATGGCATAG
- a CDS encoding zinc carboxypeptidase, producing MHISPLYALKHMYLRIFLFFCVSIYSLTSQGQDLKSPSHFLGYELGTKFTPFHRVIDYYQHLAKADSQRVQLQQYGETYEDRPLYLTYISTAENISNIENIRQAHLDNREAKGSPEIAIVWMSYNVHGNESVSTEASMLTVYELLTKKNKYLENTLIIVDPCVNPDGRERYVNWYNQFKNTPHQLDPNSKEHHEPWLNGRANHYMFDLNRDWAWLTQKESQQRIKVYNKWLPHIHVDFHEQSVDSPYFFAPAAEPFHEVITDFQREFQVTVGKNHAKYFDAKGWFYFTKEVFDLLYPSYGDTFPTYNGSIGMTYEQGGSGRAGLAIVTGIGDTLTLKDRIEHHHTTGLSTIEIAAKNSKKLNIEFERFHREKDYKHKSYVLNGDTDKIKSLTNLLEQHEIEYGWAINNSAKGFLYTAGKNGSLKTSEHSLVVPVDQKKGTLVKVLFEPNAKLSDSLTYDITAWSLPYAYGLDALAAESKVAYTTAIKKYIITKTTFDNNTFAYLAKWNSFSDAQFLTELLKENIRVRYSTQPFVLDNKKYQRGTLIITQADNLQKDDFHQELFKISEKHSKKLTATTTGFVEIGKDFGSGSVKVIENLKVAVLSGEPTSTLRFGEIWHFFEQQLNYPITILGNDYFDSINLSDYEALILPDGEHYSKFLEKTNIEKIKNWVDQGGKLIAMGGALKTLADSKTFGLRNKVIQKDSSSAIPYFEGNQREQIKQAITGAIFKSKLDNTHPLAFGYPDTYFSLKLGNDAFDYLENGTVAFLDAQSTVPVSGFAGSEAQKNIQETLIFGVENHGQGQVIYMVDNPLFRGFWENGKLFFANALFLVN from the coding sequence ATGCACATAAGCCCCCTCTACGCACTCAAACATATGTATTTAAGAATTTTTCTATTTTTCTGCGTCAGCATTTATAGCCTAACCTCCCAGGGTCAAGATTTAAAATCACCTTCGCATTTTTTAGGTTATGAACTAGGCACTAAATTTACCCCTTTTCATCGTGTAATAGATTATTATCAACACCTCGCAAAAGCCGACAGTCAACGCGTACAGCTTCAACAGTATGGAGAAACGTACGAAGACCGCCCTCTTTATTTGACCTATATCTCTACGGCGGAGAACATCTCTAACATAGAAAACATCAGACAGGCGCACCTTGACAACCGTGAAGCAAAGGGCAGTCCTGAAATTGCGATTGTTTGGATGAGTTATAACGTACACGGTAATGAAAGTGTAAGCACAGAGGCATCAATGCTAACCGTTTATGAACTGTTGACCAAGAAAAACAAGTATCTCGAAAATACGCTCATAATCGTTGACCCCTGTGTAAACCCCGATGGAAGAGAGCGCTATGTAAATTGGTACAATCAATTTAAAAATACACCTCATCAGCTCGACCCCAACAGCAAAGAACATCACGAACCTTGGTTGAACGGTAGGGCCAACCATTATATGTTCGATTTAAACCGTGATTGGGCATGGCTTACCCAAAAGGAAAGTCAACAACGAATTAAGGTATATAACAAGTGGCTACCGCATATTCATGTAGACTTTCATGAGCAGTCAGTAGATAGCCCTTATTTTTTTGCTCCAGCAGCAGAACCTTTTCATGAGGTCATCACCGATTTTCAGCGAGAATTTCAAGTTACCGTAGGTAAAAATCACGCTAAATATTTTGATGCCAAAGGCTGGTTTTATTTTACCAAAGAAGTTTTTGACCTGCTCTACCCTAGCTACGGCGACACCTTCCCGACCTATAATGGCAGCATAGGCATGACCTATGAACAAGGGGGCAGTGGCCGTGCCGGTCTGGCGATCGTTACCGGTATTGGCGACACGCTCACACTTAAAGATAGAATTGAACATCATCACACTACAGGGCTGTCTACCATAGAAATAGCGGCAAAAAATTCGAAAAAATTAAATATTGAATTTGAAAGATTCCATAGGGAAAAAGATTACAAGCATAAGAGCTATGTACTCAACGGAGATACCGACAAAATCAAATCATTGACCAATTTATTAGAGCAACATGAAATCGAATATGGTTGGGCTATCAACAATTCGGCGAAAGGTTTTTTATATACAGCTGGAAAAAACGGAAGTTTAAAAACATCTGAGCATAGTTTAGTGGTGCCTGTCGACCAAAAAAAGGGAACCTTGGTGAAAGTATTGTTTGAACCCAATGCCAAATTAAGCGATTCGCTAACCTATGATATAACCGCATGGTCTCTTCCGTATGCATACGGCTTAGATGCCCTTGCTGCTGAATCAAAAGTAGCCTATACGACAGCTATTAAAAAATATATCATTACCAAAACAACTTTTGACAATAACACGTTTGCCTATTTGGCCAAATGGAACAGCTTTAGCGATGCCCAATTTTTGACCGAACTATTGAAAGAGAATATTCGCGTTCGCTATTCGACCCAACCCTTTGTTCTAGATAACAAGAAATATCAGCGGGGCACGCTCATAATAACACAAGCGGACAACTTACAGAAAGATGATTTTCATCAAGAACTTTTTAAAATCTCAGAAAAACATTCCAAAAAGCTAACTGCAACAACTACGGGTTTTGTTGAGATAGGTAAAGATTTTGGTTCTGGCTCAGTAAAGGTTATCGAAAACCTTAAAGTAGCCGTGCTTTCCGGAGAACCCACATCTACCCTTCGTTTTGGTGAAATATGGCACTTTTTCGAACAACAATTGAACTACCCGATCACTATACTAGGAAATGATTATTTCGACAGTATCAATCTTTCTGATTATGAAGCACTCATCTTACCCGATGGTGAGCATTACTCCAAGTTTCTAGAGAAAACCAACATAGAAAAAATCAAAAATTGGGTTGACCAAGGGGGCAAGCTTATAGCGATGGGTGGAGCACTGAAAACCTTGGCCGACAGCAAGACATTCGGACTTAGAAACAAAGTAATTCAAAAAGACAGTAGTTCAGCCATTCCATACTTTGAAGGAAATCAAAGAGAGCAAATCAAACAGGCGATTACAGGGGCTATTTTCAAAAGTAAGCTTGACAATACCCACCCCTTAGCATTCGGGTACCCAGACACCTACTTTTCCCTTAAATTAGGCAATGATGCCTTTGACTATTTAGAAAACGGAACCGTTGCTTTTTTAGATGCCCAAAGCACTGTGCCTGTTTCGGGTTTTGCCGGTAGTGAAGCACAGAAAAACATTCAGGAGACCCTAATCTTCGGGGTAGAAAACCATGGTCAAGGCCAAGTTATCTATATGGTCGACAACCCTTTATTTCGTGGGTTTTGGGAGAACGGCAAGCTATTCTTTGCAAACGCACTATTTTTAGTGAATTAG
- a CDS encoding gluconolactonase yields MKKLGVLMVFSVFNLGLFSQEIKQNSRIEILDNQALQLIDKDADIVIVADGFKWTEGPLYVEDGDYLLFSDIPNNTVFKLDSEGQISQYLKPSGYSGNDEYGDEPGSNGLLLGPQGELVLMQHGNRQVARMKGSLISPKAEYETLMDKYQGKRLNSPNDGVFDADGNLYFTDPPYGLPKKMEDPNKELDFQGLYCLKKNGEIILVDKLSRPNGVALSNDGSKLYVAVSNPDHAVWYEYDVLEAGKAVNKRIFYNVTELIGKQGEQGLPDGMKMHSKDFIFATGPGGVWIFNLEGKALARIHTGEKTANCAFHSNEKWLFMTADDFILKVGLK; encoded by the coding sequence ATGAAAAAGTTAGGTGTGTTAATGGTTTTTTCGGTTTTTAATTTAGGGTTGTTTTCCCAAGAAATCAAACAGAACTCTAGAATAGAGATTCTAGATAATCAGGCATTGCAATTGATTGATAAAGATGCCGATATTGTAATAGTTGCCGATGGTTTTAAATGGACGGAGGGACCTTTATATGTAGAAGATGGTGATTATCTTTTGTTTTCCGATATTCCAAATAATACGGTTTTTAAGCTTGATTCTGAAGGTCAAATATCGCAATACCTTAAACCTTCTGGATATTCAGGAAATGATGAATACGGAGACGAACCCGGCTCGAATGGTTTGCTGTTAGGTCCACAAGGTGAGTTGGTATTGATGCAGCATGGTAACCGTCAAGTGGCTAGAATGAAGGGGTCTTTGATTTCTCCAAAAGCAGAATATGAAACTCTTATGGATAAATATCAGGGGAAACGTTTAAATAGCCCCAATGATGGTGTTTTCGATGCCGATGGCAATCTATACTTTACCGATCCACCATACGGTCTTCCTAAAAAAATGGAAGACCCGAACAAAGAGCTGGATTTTCAAGGTTTATATTGCTTAAAGAAAAATGGAGAAATTATTCTTGTTGATAAGCTTTCCCGACCCAATGGGGTGGCTCTTTCTAATGATGGCTCAAAACTCTATGTGGCGGTGTCCAATCCGGATCATGCGGTTTGGTACGAATATGATGTTCTTGAAGCAGGGAAAGCCGTTAACAAGCGAATTTTTTACAATGTTACCGAACTTATCGGAAAGCAGGGCGAACAAGGGCTGCCCGATGGAATGAAAATGCATAGCAAAGATTTTATTTTTGCGACAGGCCCAGGCGGAGTTTGGATTTTTAATTTGGAAGGAAAGGCGTTAGCACGAATTCATACAGGTGAAAAAACTGCAAATTGCGCTTTTCATTCTAATGAAAAGTGGCTGTTTATGACTGCTGATGATTTTATTTTAAAGGTAGGCCTGAAGTAA